From Vicinamibacteria bacterium:
CCACGCGCCTTCGCTGGCGCGAGCTGCTGTCCCGCCGGACGCGCGAAGGACCCTGAACCAGAAGGGGGGTCGAGATGGCTGCCTCTCCCTCCGCCCCCTGAGGAGATCCATGGCCATTCGGCCCATCGTGAAATTCGGTCACCCCGTCCTGCACGCCCCCGCCGCCCCCGTCCCCGAGGTCGACGGGAGCGTCGTGACCCTGGTCAACGACATGGTCGAGACCATGTACGCGGCTCCCGGCATTGGCCTGGCCGCACCCCAGATTGGCGTCCCCCTCCGCGTGATTGTCATCGATCTCTCCGTGGGCGAGGACAAGAAGCAGCTCATCCGTCTCATCAACCCTGAGGTCGTGGAGAGGGTGGGCGAGCAGCGACATGAGGAGGGTTGCCTCAGCGTTCCCGGCTACGCGGGATCCCCCGTGCGGCCCGCGCGGGTCACGGTCAAGGGGCTGGATCTGCAGGGGAATGACAGCGTCTTTACCGCTACCGAGCTGCTCGCCCGGGCCTTCTGCCACGAGATCGACCATATCGACGGCCTCCTCTTTGTGGACCGCCTCTCCCCCCTGAAGCGCGACCTCCTCCAACGAAAGCTCCGGAAGAGGGCGAAGAACGACGACTGGGACGACTGAGCATGCGGATCGTCTTTCTGGGCAGCGGATCTTTTGCGATCCCCGCTCTCGAGGCCTTGATCACGGCCGGGCACGAGGTGGCCACCCTCGTAACTCAGCCCGACCGGGAGAAGGGGCGGGGCCGGGCCTTGGCCCCGCCCCCCCTCAAGCCGGTGGCCCTGGCCCGCGGCATCCCCGTCCTGCAGCCCCCGCGGGTTCGGGATCCCCAGGCCCTCGAGGCCTTGCGCGCGCTCTCCCCCGAGCTGCAGGTGGTGGTCGCTTACGGCCAGATCCTCCCCCGGAGCGTGATCGAGATCCCCCCCCGGGGGACGGTCAACGTCCACGGCTCCCTCCTCCCCCGCTATCGGGGGGCGGCCCCCATCGCCTGGGCGATCGCCTCGGGAGAGACGGAAACCGGCGTCACGACCATGCTGATCGACGAGGGTCTCGATACCGGCCCCATTCTCCTTGCCCGCTCCACACCGATCGGGCCGGAGGAAACGGCCGCCGAGCTGGAGCCCCGCCTGGCCCGCCTGGGCGCGGAGCTCCTGCTGGAGACGGTGCGGGGTCTCGGGGACGGCCGTCTCCAGCCGCAGCCGCAGGATCAGGCTCTTGCCGGCTACGCCCCTCTTCTTAAGAAAGAGGATGGGCGCATCGACTGGACCGCTCCCTCCGACGTCGTGGCCCGGCGGGTCCGCGGCTTCAACCCCTGGCCGGGTACCTATACTCTTTGGCAGGGCCGCGTCCTGAAGGTATTGCGGGCCCGCCCGGCCCCCGGCGGACCCGGCGAGCCGGGAACGGTGGTGAGGGTGGACCGCGAGGGCCTGGTCGTGGCCTGTGGGCACGGCACCCGCCTCGACCTCCTCGAGGTCCAGCTCGAAGGGCGCCGCCCGGTCGTTGCCTCGGCCTTCAGCTCGGGAGCGCGGCTCCACCCGGGGGCGCGCTTCGGTTAGACCGTGGCCACGCCCGCCCGCCGCCTCGCCTTCCAGATCCTCACGCGGGCGGAGTCCGCTCGCGCCACCCTGGCCGATCTGCTCGCGACACCGGAGGCCGAGGCCCTCCCTCCCCGCGAGCGCGCCTTCCTCCACGAGCTCGTCCTGGGAACCCTGCGGCGCCGGGGCGGGCTGGACCATGCTCTGCAGCCCCTCCTGGACCGGCCCCTGGGTGAGCTGGACGCTCCCGTGCGCACAGCCCTCCGCCTGGGCGCCTACCAGATCCTCCACCTGCGGGTGCCGGGGCGGGCCGCCGTCTCAGAGGCGGTGGACCTCGTCCGCGACCGCTCCCGAAAGGCGGGCGGCTTCGTCAACGCCGTCCTCCGCCAACTCCTACGCGTGGGCCCGCCCCCCGAGCCCGATCCGGAGCGGGATGCCCTGGCTTGGCTGACCACTCTCGGATCGCTCCCCGGCTGGCTGGCCAAGCGCTGGCTCACCCGGCTCGGACCCGCCACCGCGGTGAGCCGCGCGCGGGCCTTTCTGGATCCGCCCCCGGTTTTCCTCCGCTTGAACCCGCGGGTGGGCGACGCTCGAGCCCGGGCCCAGGCGGCTTTGACCCTCCGGCCCTTGGCTGTGCCCGGAGGGTGGGAGGCCACGCAGGGCCGCTGG
This genomic window contains:
- the fmt gene encoding methionyl-tRNA formyltransferase; its protein translation is MRIVFLGSGSFAIPALEALITAGHEVATLVTQPDREKGRGRALAPPPLKPVALARGIPVLQPPRVRDPQALEALRALSPELQVVVAYGQILPRSVIEIPPRGTVNVHGSLLPRYRGAAPIAWAIASGETETGVTTMLIDEGLDTGPILLARSTPIGPEETAAELEPRLARLGAELLLETVRGLGDGRLQPQPQDQALAGYAPLLKKEDGRIDWTAPSDVVARRVRGFNPWPGTYTLWQGRVLKVLRARPAPGGPGEPGTVVRVDREGLVVACGHGTRLDLLEVQLEGRRPVVASAFSSGARLHPGARFG
- a CDS encoding transcription antitermination factor NusB, whose protein sequence is MATPARRLAFQILTRAESARATLADLLATPEAEALPPRERAFLHELVLGTLRRRGGLDHALQPLLDRPLGELDAPVRTALRLGAYQILHLRVPGRAAVSEAVDLVRDRSRKAGGFVNAVLRQLLRVGPPPEPDPERDALAWLTTLGSLPGWLAKRWLTRLGPATAVSRARAFLDPPPVFLRLNPRVGDARARAQAALTLRPLAVPGGWEATQGRWAELAAAGVLYVQDQGSQMVAHLAARPGRVLDACAAPGGKALLIGDLGQGIVVAGEAAPRRLRTLAALCRRWGATNVYPLGADARRPPFGAAFDTVLLDAPCTGLGTLGRHPDIRWRLRPADIPRQARRQRELLESLAPIVKPGGALVYATCSVEDEENDGVIAPFLASHPGFAPAPLPGWAAPFAEGPFLRLRPERDRGDAFFAALLHRSGGGGR
- the def gene encoding peptide deformylase; this translates as MAIRPIVKFGHPVLHAPAAPVPEVDGSVVTLVNDMVETMYAAPGIGLAAPQIGVPLRVIVIDLSVGEDKKQLIRLINPEVVERVGEQRHEEGCLSVPGYAGSPVRPARVTVKGLDLQGNDSVFTATELLARAFCHEIDHIDGLLFVDRLSPLKRDLLQRKLRKRAKNDDWDD